ACGGGCAATGTGAGTGTCATGCGGGCAGCGCTTGAATCGGCTCACAAGGGCTGGGGCGAGAGCATCATCATCGGCGTGGCCCCGGCCGGGGCGGAGATTGCCACGCGTCCGTTCCAGCTGGTGACGGGCCGGTCGTGGCGCGGCACGGCCTTCGGCGGCGCGCGCGGGCGCACGGACGTGCCGAAGATCGTCGACTGGTACATGGACGGCAAGATCGAGATCGATCCGATGATCACCCACACCATGCCGCTCGAGGACATCAACAAGGGCTTCGATCTCATGCATGCGGGCGAATCCATCCGCTCCGTCGTTCTTTACTAGGTAGCCAAGCCATGGAAACCCTTGCCGAAAGCAAATGTTTTGGTGGTGTGCAGACGGTTTACAAGCACCAGTCTGCAGCCTGCTGCTGCCAGATGACATTTGCGATTTTCCTGCCTCCCCAGGCAGCGGAAGGGGTGGTGCCCTGCCTGTGGTACCTGTCTGGACTGACCTGCACACACGAAAATGCCATGACCAAGGCGGGTCTTCAGGCACACGCGGCAAAACACGGCGTGGCACTCATTTTTCCCGACACCAGCCCTCGCGGTGAGGATGTCGCGGATGATGAAGCCTACGATCTCGGTCAGGGAGCCGGGTTTTACGTCAACGCGACGAAGTCTCCCTGGAAGACACATTTCCGGATGTACGACTACATCGTGAAGGAACTGCGCGAACTGGTGCAGATATCTTTCCCGCTCAGCGAGCGGCACGGCATCACCGGTCATTCGATGGGCGGCCACGGCGCACTAACCATCGCGTTGCGCAATCCGGGGCTCTATCGATCCGTGTCGGCGTTCGCGCCGATTACCAATCCGACCCAATCTGCCTGGGGCCGCAAGCAGCTCACCGCGTATCTGGGCGACGACGAGGCGGCATGGGCCGACTATGACGCCACGATCCTGTTGCGTGAACGTGGCTGGAACGGCGACATCCTGATTGACCAGGGCGCCGATGATCAATTCGTCAATCTGCTCAGGCCGCAGGCGTTCGCCGGCGTGGTGACGGAAACCTGTCAGCCGGCCGTGATCCGCATGCAGAAACGCTACGACCACTCCTACTTCTTCGTTTCGACGTTCGGCGGCGATCATATCGCCTGGCACGCAGAACGGCTGAAGAGCCAGTCTCACCAACAGGATAACGGCAAGGGGGCCGCATGAGAATACCGGTCGCATCACGGCGAAACCTGTCTCTTTTCGCCCTGTCTTTCCTGTGGGCCCTGCATCCGGCGAATGCCCTGGAACCGGGTGACCCGGTCAAGGGTGAGAAGGTCTTTCGCAAATGCAAGGCCTGTCATGCGGTCGGCGCGGACGCGGTGATGAAGACGGGGCCGGTTCTGAACGGTGTTGTCGGTGGCGCCGCGGCAAAGCAGGCGGACTTCAAATACTCCAAGGCGCTGCGGGAAGCTGCAGATCAGGACCAGCTGGTTTGGACCGTTGCGAACCTGGACGTTTTTTTGACCAAACCGAAGAAATTTCTGCCCGGCACCAAAATGAGCTTTGCGGGGCTTCGCAAGGAAAAAGACCGGCAGGACATCGTCGCCTACCTGGCGACGTTCGAAGAAGAGGGAGGGAACTGAGACCAACAGTGGAACAGACGGCTTGTCTGACCGCCGGTTCGGGCCCGGGCGCCTGCAGTCGCGCATCCCGGTAACCCGCATGGCCGTCAGCGTAGGCCTGCGCATGAAACGCCCCAGTCTCGTTACGGGAGGAAGACATGAGACACATACTCATTTCCGCCGCTGTACTGGCTTTAGGAGCCGGGACAGCCAACGCAGATGCAAATCTGCAAAAAATGATGGATGACCCGAACCAGTGGGTCATTCAAACTGGTGACTACAAGAACCAGCGCTTTTCCAAGCTGGACCAGATCAACAAGGACAACGTCAAGGACCTCCAGGTCGCCTGGACGTTTTCCACCGGTGTGCTGCGCGGACATGAAGGCTCTCCGCTTGTCATCGACAACGTGATGTATGTGCACACACCTTTCCCGAACACGGTCTACGCTCTCGATCTCAACAACGACGGCAAGATCATCTGGAAATACGAGCCTAAGCAGAATTCCGACGTCATTGCCGTGATGTGCTGTGACACGGTCTATCGCGGCGTTGCCTATGCCGACGGCAAGATCTTCCTTCACCAGGCCGACACGAAGCTGGTCGCCCTCGACTCCAAGACGGGTGAAGAAGTCTGGAGCGTCGTCAATGGCGATCCATCGGTAGGCGAAACCAACACGGCGACCGTGATGCCCGTGAAGGACAAGGTCCTGGTCGGCATCTCCGGCGGTGAATTCGGGGTCCGCGGATCCGTGACCGCCTACAACATCAAGGACGGTTCTCTCGCATGGCGGGCCTATTCCATGGGCCCCGACAGCGACATTCTGGTCGATCCCGAAAAGACCATGCATCTCGGCAAACCGGTCGGCAAGGACAGCGGCCTCAACACCTGGGAAGGCGATCAGTGGAAGATCGGCGGGGGCACCACGTGGGGCTGGTATTCCTATGATGCCGACGAAAACCTGATGTATTACGGTACCGGCAACCCGTCGACCTGGAACCCGGCGCAGCGTCCGGGCGACAACCGCTGGTCCATGACGATCATGGCCCGTGACGTCGACACCGGTGTAGCGCGCTGGTTCTACCAGATGACGCCGCATGACGAATGGGACTACGACGGCGTCAATGAAATGATCCTGACGGAGCAGGATTTCGGCGGCGAAACGCGTAAGCTTCTGACCCATTTCGACAGGAACGGTTTCGGATACACGCTGGATCGCGTGACAGGTGAGCTTCTGGTCGCAGAAAAGTTCGACCCCAAGGTCAACTGGGCGACGGAAGTGGTCATGGATCCGAATTCGGACCAGTACGGCCGGCCGCAGGTTGTTGCGCAATACTCGACAAAGCAAAATGGCGAGGATGTTAACACGACGGGCGTATGTCCTGCTGCACTTGGTTCCAAGGACCAGCAGCCGGCCTCCTTCTCGCCGGAAACCGGTCTTTTCTATGTCCCGACCAACCACGTCTGCATGGACTATGAACCGTTCCGCGTCAGCTACACGGCAGGTCAGCCCTATGTTGGTGCGACCCTGTCCATGTATCCCGCGGGCGACAGCCACGGCGGTATGGGCAACTTCATTGCCTGGGACAATGAAAAGGGCGAGATTGTCTGGTCAATTCCGGAACAGTTCTCGGTCTGGTCCGGTGCCCTCGCAACGTCCGGAGACATCGTCTTCTACGGCACGCTTGAAGGCTACCTGAAGGCAGTGGACGCCACGACCGGTGAAGAGCTGTACAAGTTCAAGACACCGTCCGGGATCATCGGCAACGTGATGACCTACACCCACAACGGCAAGCAATACGTCGCCGTCCTGTCGGGGATCGGAGGTTGGGCCGGTATCGGTCTTGCCGCCGGACTGACCAATCCGAATGAAGGCCTTGGTGCGGTCGGCGGTTATGCCGCGTTGAGTGACTACACCGCTCTCGGCGGTCAACTGACGGTCTTCGCGCTACCGAACTGACCGACATCCTGACGAGTTGGGCCGGCGCGGACTTTCGCGCCGGCCTTCGCCGAAATTCAAGCGAAACACCGCCGGTACCGGGATCCCCAGGGCGGATCCGAGCCACCCGGCGAGCCAGCCCCGAAGGACAGTTGATGCGTACGAACACTCTTACAAGCATCTTGGCGGCAGCGATCTTCATGTTGACGACGGCAACCGCCTCGATCGGCGAGGATACCGTTGACCAAGCTCTCGTTGCGGTGGCTTACGAAGAGGGGGGGCGGTATTTTACCGATGATGACATTCCGACATACAAGATCCAGGAAGACGGAACCGTCGACTGGCTTACCTATTCGGGCTTTCGCCGCTATCACTCCGAATGTCACGTTTGTCACGGCCCTGAAGGGGAAGGGTCAACCTATGCGCCTGCCTTGAAGGTCTCCGCCATCGAGATGGATTACTACGACTTTGTCGATGTCGTCACGAATGGCCGGAAGAAAGTCAACGCCTCGGCGAATTCCGTCATGCCGGCATTCGGCACAAATCCGAACGTCATGTGTTACCTCGACGACATATACGTCTATCTGAAGGCGCGCGGCACGGATGTCGTGGCGCGCGGCAGGCCAAGCAAGAAAGAAGCGAAGTCGGACGACATCCGGGAGCAGGAAAATGCCTGTCTCGGATAGAAGGCGAGGGTGGATGGTTTCGGGCCCGTGGACGCGCATGCTCGCATCCGCACTTCTGGCCGTCCTGATCGTAAGTCCGGCGGGATCGCTTCAAGGCACCGGTGGCCGCGCCTTTGCGCAAACATCGGACCTTGTGTCCACGTCCGAGTTCCGGGTGTGCGCCGATCCTGCGAACTTGCCCTTGTCGCACGAATCCGGGTCGGGTTACGAAAACCGGCTGGCGGAGCTGTTCGCCGGGAAACTCGAACGGCCCGTGGCCTACACATGGTTCCCGATGGCAACCGGCTTCGTGCGCAACACGCTCAGAGCAAACCGCTGTGACGTGATCATGGGCTACGCGCAAGGGCATGAACTTGTTCTGAACACAAACCACTACATGACCTCGGCCTACGCCCTGATCGTGCCGAAGGACAGTATGCTCTCTGATGTGAAAACGCTTTCCGACGAAGCCCTGAAGGGCAAGCGTCTCGGCATCGTCGCGGGATCGCCGCCAGCGTCGCACCTGGCAAGAAACGGTCTGATTGCGAAGGCGAAACCCTATAACCTGTTCGTTGACCGGCGGGTGGAGTCGCCCGCTGTCGACATGCTTGAAGACCTGAGGGCGGGGACCATCGACGCGGCGGTGCTCTGGGGCCCGATCGGCGGTCCGCTGGTAAAGTCGGACTTTCCGGAATTCCAGCTCACACCGCTGCTGGGTGAAGACCAGCCACCGCGCCTGTTTTTCCGTATCACGATGGGGGTCAGGCCGGGTGAGAAGGTCTGGCAACGCAAGCTCAACTCCCTCATTCGAAGAAACCGGGACGAAATCAACGCCATCCTTGTGGACGCCGGTGTGCCGCTGCTGGATGACATGGGAACGCAGACCCTGAAGGGAGACTGACATGGGTTTCGCAGCCGCCTCAACGCGGGCTGGCGGCATACGCGGCTGCCTGAGCATTCTTGTCCTGGCACTTCTCATGACCCCGCTTGCAGCCGAGGACATCGCTGAGCCGGACGGCTATCGAGGCAAACCCTACCGGGCACCTGTGCCGAACACATTGACCGGCGCCACGGTGCTGTCGACGAACCAGGCCTACCGGATTTGGAAGAGCGGCAAGGCGCGCTTCGTCGACGTACTGCCCCGGCTTCCCAAGCCGGCAAAGCTCCCGGAAGGAACCGTCTGGCGTGACAAGCCCAGAAACAGTATCCCCGGAAGCATATGGCTGCCGAATGTCGGTTATCAGACAATCCCTGAGATTGATGCGGTCTATTTCAGGCAGGGTCTTGAGACCGTAACGGCCGGCGACAAGTTGAAACCCGTGGTGATCTTTTGTCAGGCAGACTGCTGGATGTCCTGGAACGCGGCGAAACGGGCAGTCGAATATGGCTACACGGACATCAGCTGGTATCCGGACGGCACGGATGGCTGGCGTGCGGCTGGCTATCGGCTTGAACGGGTGGAGCCGGTAGAGCGTCCCGATTGATTGAATTTGGCCTCACGGCTCTGACTTCATCAGTAGACCGGTGGCTCCAAACGCCAGGACGTGACATCAAAAACCATATGGACAGTCAGTGCTGTCGATTTGCAGACTTGCCTAATCCCGGAAGACGCCGTTTTTCAGAATGTAGGTCATGCCCCGTCGCCAGGACGTATCGGTGTTCGATCGCACATCGACCGCCATTGCGCGCAGGGTCTCTCCCGTGCGGACATCCTTTACGGACAGGTTCATCGAGACGATGAGGTTCGAGATCTTGTGAACGGAACCGGCCACAGCATAGTCGGCGTCAAGCGCCTGGCCAAACCGGATATCGCAGCCGTAGCACTGGCCCGGATTGGCAATGTTCGCAAGTTTGCTCTCGATCGGCGCAAGGTCCACAAGCGTCAGACCTTCATCCAGAAACCTCTGTTCCACGAGCCGTTCAACCATTGACAGCCGTTCGGTTTCGTCCGCGCGCACCCCGTTATAGGCGCCTTCGGTGGACATATCCACGAAGCCGAGCCCCAGAAACGCGACCTTTGCATCTGGACGCAGGCCGTCGGCGGACGCGGCCGACAGCATGGCGATGCACGTCAAAGCTGCAATGATCTCTCTCATCGTAGCAGTTTACGGCGTTAAAAATGCACGACAATCGATCCTAAAGTATCGATTTTACGACGGGAATATCTTTGGCAAAATCTGGAAAAGCAGGGATCGGACCGGTTCATGATACGCTCTTTGATTGTAGTTGCGACTTGCTGCTTCGGTTTCGCGACCGGCCTGCTCAGTCATGCAATCCAGAGCCCGGCATGGGCACTGGACATCAATGTCGGGGTTCTGCGCGTTGATTATCCGGTCCTGGCACCCGTCTCCCGTTTTGACCGAAGACCCGACAATCTGGGGTTCGCGGGCGCGCAGCTCGGAAACCAGGACAACGAAACGACAGGGTCCTTTCTGGGGCACAGCTTCTCCTTTGAAACACGGCCCACGACACCGGAGAACCTTGAAGCGGACGCCGCGGGCTTGCTTGAGGCCGGGTTCAGGATCATCGTTGTGCTGGGCCGGGGAGAGGATGTACTGACGGTCGCCGACAAAGCCGGACCGGAGGCCCTCGTCTTCAACGCCGCTGCGCCCGAGATCGAACTGAGGGGCGAGAGCTGCCGTCCCAACCTGCTTCATGTCGCGCCGAGCCGGGCCATGCTCGCCGACGCGCTCGCACAGTTTCTGGTCTGGAAGAAATGGACCCGCTGGCTGCTGATTTCCGGTTCCAATCCGGACGATCAGCGGCTGGCCGAGGCCTATCGGCGCTCCGCAACGAAATTCGGCGCTGAGATTGTTGAAGAGCGCGTTTTCGAGGACACGGGCGGTTCGCGCAGATCCGACAGCGGTCATGTCCTGGTGCAACGCCAAATCCCCGTTTTCACGCAGGAGACCAGGGACCACAATGTCGTGGTCGCCGTCGACGAAAGCGACGTGTTCGCGCTTTATCTGCCCTTCCATGCCTGGACGCCGCGCCCGGTTGCCGGGTCGGGTGGCCTGCGGCCCGTGAGCTTTCATGCCGCGCATGAAGCCTGGGGCGCAACGCAGTTCCAGAGGCGCTTCGAGAAACAGAATGGCAGATACATGCACCCGGAAGACTACAATGTCTGGGTCGCGTTTCGCGTCGTCGGTGAAGCCGTCGCCCGGGCTTCCAGTGACAATGCGACCGTGCTTCGGGACTACATCCTGAGCGACGCTTTCGAACTGGCCGCGTTCAAGGGGCAAAAGGTGACCTTCCGCTCATGGAACGGTCAGCTTCGGCAACCCGTCCTGCTGACGGACAGCAAGATCACGGTCAGCGTTTCGCCGCAGGAAGGATTTCTGCATCACCGCTCACCCCTGGACAGCCTGGGGATCGACGAAGCGGAAAGCAGCTGTTCGGCCTTCGGTAACTGACGCCAATGGAGGAATGACACCATGAACGGGAACCAGTCCGTGGCTGGACGATACGGTCTGATGGCCGGTGTCTTCTTGCTTGCGCAAACGATGCTGCCGTCGTCTCAGGCGCTTGCCAACAAGATCTATGTGAGCAACGAGAAGGGAAACACGGTCACCGTGATCGACAGCGAAACCTGGGAGCCGATCACCGAATTCCCGGCCGGCAACAGGCCGAGAGGCATCGGCATCAGCCCTGACGGCGATCACCTCTACGTTTGCGCGTCCGACGACGACACCATCAAGGTGTTTGACGCCGATACCTACGAGTTCCTGTGGTCCTTGCCCTCCGGTCCGGATCCGGAGTTATTCGTGATCAGTCCGGACGGCAGCAAACTCTACGTGTCCAACGAGGACGACAATCTCGTCACCGTTGTGGACACGCAAAAAAGGACGATCGTCGCCGAAGTGCCCGTCGGCGTCGAACCGGAAGGGATGGCGATCAGTCCGGATGTCCGCTTCGTGGTCAACACCTCCGAAACGACCAACATGGCCCATTTCATCGCGACGGAAGACTACCAGATCAAGCACAACATCCTGGTTGATCAGAGGCCCCGTTATGCGCGTTTTACCAATGACGGCAGGACGCTCTACGTCAGTTCGGAGATCGGCGGCACGGTGTCCGTCATCGACATGCTTGGCGAAACCGGTCCGGAACTGACCGGAAAGATCAGCTTCGAGGTAGCGGGTGTTCAACCGGAATGGCTGCAGCCGGTCGGCATGCGGATCACCTCTGACAACAAATGGCTGTTCGTGGCACTTGGTCCAGCAAACCGGGTCGCGGTTATCGACACCGCCAGCAACGAAGTTGTCCGATACGTGCTTGTCGGACAGCGCGTTTGGCAGCTCGATTTCACCCCGGACGAGAAATATCTTCTGACCACGAACGGCAACTCCAACGACATCACCGTCATCGACGTCGCCAGTCAGGAGGCGGTGAAGTCCATCCAGGTCGGTCAGCAGCCGTGGGGCGTTGTTGTTGCGCCCGACTGAGCGGGCAGGTCGGACACGCGGGAACCGGGAGGACACCATGAACCCTTTGAGAAACGCTGCTGCCGGGTCCACGACATGGATGAGGGAGGTGCTGCTGAAGAGGCTCCAGACGCGTCTCGGCATTTTCGGCACCGGTCTCGCCATCTGGTCCATGCTTGCAGGCGCTGCATTCGCCGCAGACCAGCCGGTTCTGCGCGCCGCAGTTCTGAAAATCGGCACGGTCAACTGGGAACTGGACACCATCAAGCGCAACGGTTTTGACGCCGAATTCGGTTTTGAGCTGGTTGTTCGGCCGTTCGCGGACAACGGTGCGACACGTGTCGCCCTTGAAGGAGGAGAGGCGGATGTCGCGGTCGCAGACTGGATCTGGGTTGCCCGTCAGCGCGCCGCCGGCAAGGATTACGTTTTCATCCCGTACTCCAAGGCGGTCGGCGGACTTGTCGTTCCGGAAGACAGCCCGGCAAGAAACCTGTCTGATCTCAAGGGAAAGAAGATCGGCATCGCCGGCGGACCCGTCGACAAGAGCTGGCTGATCCTGCAGGCCTATGCCCGGAAGGAATACGGCTTCGATCTTGCTGAGGAAACCGAACAGGTTTTCGGCGCCCCACCGCTGATTTTCAAGGCCGCGTTGCAGGGGGAAACCGACGGGGCCATCAATTTCTGGCATTTCCTCGCCAAGATGAAGGCCTCCGGAATGCGTGAACTCGTTTCCGTCGAGACGGCCGCAACGACGCTCGGTCTGGATCCGGACATCCCGCTTCTGGGCTATGTCCTGAAGGAAAGCTATCTTGAAGCGAACCCGGCAATTGCCACTTCGTTCTACAACGCGTCGCGCAAGGCCAAGGACCTGCTTGCCAATGACGATGCGGCCTGGGAACCCTTGCGTCCGCGCATGAATGCAAAAACGGACACGCAGTTCGAAGTTCTTCGCCGTGATTTCCGGGCAGGCATTCCGGCCCAGGGGAACGTCAGCGAGGACAGCGCGGCAACGTTCTTCCTGCTGATGGCACGCCTGGGTGGCGAGAAACTCGTCGGCAAGGCCAGCGAACTCCCCGCCGGTCTCTTCGTTGAACTCGAGTGACTCAACGTGCCCGTCTTGATCGTCCGCATCGTGTCCCTTGCCGGTTTTCTGGCGGCCTGGTCCCTGCTGGCACGGATCAGCGGCGACCCGACCGTGTTGCCGTCGCCTGGTGACCTCCTGGCGCCGTTCGTTCGGGAACTGATGTCAGGCGCGTTATTCGAACACATGTCGGCGACAATTCTTCGGGTGATCGCAGCCTTCTGCATTGCCATGACGGTCGGCGTGTGTCTGGGACTGGTCATGGGCACTTACCCGGAGGTTGACCGGTGGCTGGACCCCTGGCTGGTCGTGTTCCTGAATTTGCCGGCGCTTGTCCTGATCGTCCTCTGCTATCTCTGGATCGGTCTCACGGATATCGCTGCCGTCGCCGCGGTTGCGCTCAACAAGATACCCGGCGTGGCAGTGGTTCTTCGCGAGGGCGCGCGCGCGCTTGATCCGGACCTGAGAGCGATGGCGCGTGTCTACAGGGTGAAGCCTACGGCGTTTCTGCGCCATTTCGTTTTGCCGCAACTCGCGCCCTACATAGCGGGCGCAGCCCGTTCGGGGCTCGCGGTTATCTGGAAAGTGGTTCTCGTCGTTGAGTTTCTGGGCCGTTCCAACGGCATCGGTTTCCAGATCCACCTTTATTTCCAGCTGTTCGACGTGGCCATGGTTCTCGTCTACTCGCTGAGTTTCATCATCTTCATGCTGGCCATCGAATGGGTGCTGCTCCAACCCGCGGAAAGCAGGGCCAGGGCCTGGAGGCAGGCATGATCTGCGTCGACATAAAGGCAAAGAACTATGGCGCATCCCCAATTCTGAAAGATGTCGCCTTCAAGGTGCCGAATGGTGGTTGTCTCGCAATTCTCGGAAAGTCGGGTGTTGGCAAATCGACCCTGTTGCGTCTCGTTGCCGGTCTGGACCGGGACTACGAAGGGACGGTTCGGTGCCCCGGGAGAATGGCCTTTGTTTTCCAGGAGCCGACGCTGTTGCCGTGGCGGACAGCACTGGACAATATCCTGATCGTTCATCCGGAGCTTTCGGGAGACGCCGCGCGCGACATGCTGGCGAATGTCGGTATTGCCGACAAGATAGACCTGTTTCCGAGGCAGATGTCGCTTGGCCAGCAGCGCCGGTTGTCGCTTGCGCGCGCCTTTGCAGGCTGCCCGGAACTGCTGATCCTCGACGAACCGTTCGCCTCGCTCGACGGGAAAACCGCGGCTGCGATGATCGCATTGACGAAACGTCTGATCGGCGAAAACGCCCAGTCGACCCTGTTCGTTACCCACAGCAATGAAGAAGCGGTTGAACTGGCCGACAGCACGCTGCTGCTCGCCGGCACACCCGCAACCGTCGTCAGGAACAAGACATTGGTTCAATATCAAAGGGAGAAAGCATCATGAAAAAACTAGCCGGACTGTCCATTGCACTTTGCATG
This region of uncultured Roseibium sp. genomic DNA includes:
- a CDS encoding substrate-binding domain-containing protein produces the protein MVSGPWTRMLASALLAVLIVSPAGSLQGTGGRAFAQTSDLVSTSEFRVCADPANLPLSHESGSGYENRLAELFAGKLERPVAYTWFPMATGFVRNTLRANRCDVIMGYAQGHELVLNTNHYMTSAYALIVPKDSMLSDVKTLSDEALKGKRLGIVAGSPPASHLARNGLIAKAKPYNLFVDRRVESPAVDMLEDLRAGTIDAAVLWGPIGGPLVKSDFPEFQLTPLLGEDQPPRLFFRITMGVRPGEKVWQRKLNSLIRRNRDEINAILVDAGVPLLDDMGTQTLKGD
- a CDS encoding c-type cytochrome, methanol metabolism-related, which encodes MRTNTLTSILAAAIFMLTTATASIGEDTVDQALVAVAYEEGGRYFTDDDIPTYKIQEDGTVDWLTYSGFRRYHSECHVCHGPEGEGSTYAPALKVSAIEMDYYDFVDVVTNGRKKVNASANSVMPAFGTNPNVMCYLDDIYVYLKARGTDVVARGRPSKKEAKSDDIREQENACLG
- a CDS encoding cytochrome c family protein, giving the protein MRIPVASRRNLSLFALSFLWALHPANALEPGDPVKGEKVFRKCKACHAVGADAVMKTGPVLNGVVGGAAAKQADFKYSKALREAADQDQLVWTVANLDVFLTKPKKFLPGTKMSFAGLRKEKDRQDIVAYLATFEEEGGN
- a CDS encoding ABC transporter substrate-binding protein, whose protein sequence is MLAGAAFAADQPVLRAAVLKIGTVNWELDTIKRNGFDAEFGFELVVRPFADNGATRVALEGGEADVAVADWIWVARQRAAGKDYVFIPYSKAVGGLVVPEDSPARNLSDLKGKKIGIAGGPVDKSWLILQAYARKEYGFDLAEETEQVFGAPPLIFKAALQGETDGAINFWHFLAKMKASGMRELVSVETAATTLGLDPDIPLLGYVLKESYLEANPAIATSFYNASRKAKDLLANDDAAWEPLRPRMNAKTDTQFEVLRRDFRAGIPAQGNVSEDSAATFFLLMARLGGEKLVGKASELPAGLFVELE
- a CDS encoding ATP-binding cassette domain-containing protein, which produces MICVDIKAKNYGASPILKDVAFKVPNGGCLAILGKSGVGKSTLLRLVAGLDRDYEGTVRCPGRMAFVFQEPTLLPWRTALDNILIVHPELSGDAARDMLANVGIADKIDLFPRQMSLGQQRRLSLARAFAGCPELLILDEPFASLDGKTAAAMIALTKRLIGENAQSTLFVTHSNEEAVELADSTLLLAGTPATVVRNKTLVQYQREKAS
- a CDS encoding ABC transporter substrate-binding protein, with protein sequence MIRSLIVVATCCFGFATGLLSHAIQSPAWALDINVGVLRVDYPVLAPVSRFDRRPDNLGFAGAQLGNQDNETTGSFLGHSFSFETRPTTPENLEADAAGLLEAGFRIIVVLGRGEDVLTVADKAGPEALVFNAAAPEIELRGESCRPNLLHVAPSRAMLADALAQFLVWKKWTRWLLISGSNPDDQRLAEAYRRSATKFGAEIVEERVFEDTGGSRRSDSGHVLVQRQIPVFTQETRDHNVVVAVDESDVFALYLPFHAWTPRPVAGSGGLRPVSFHAAHEAWGATQFQRRFEKQNGRYMHPEDYNVWVAFRVVGEAVARASSDNATVLRDYILSDAFELAAFKGQKVTFRSWNGQLRQPVLLTDSKITVSVSPQEGFLHHRSPLDSLGIDEAESSCSAFGN
- a CDS encoding PQQ-dependent catabolism-associated beta-propeller protein, which produces MAGVFLLAQTMLPSSQALANKIYVSNEKGNTVTVIDSETWEPITEFPAGNRPRGIGISPDGDHLYVCASDDDTIKVFDADTYEFLWSLPSGPDPELFVISPDGSKLYVSNEDDNLVTVVDTQKRTIVAEVPVGVEPEGMAISPDVRFVVNTSETTNMAHFIATEDYQIKHNILVDQRPRYARFTNDGRTLYVSSEIGGTVSVIDMLGETGPELTGKISFEVAGVQPEWLQPVGMRITSDNKWLFVALGPANRVAVIDTASNEVVRYVLVGQRVWQLDFTPDEKYLLTTNGNSNDITVIDVASQEAVKSIQVGQQPWGVVVAPD
- a CDS encoding ABC transporter permease, which translates into the protein MVRIVSLAGFLAAWSLLARISGDPTVLPSPGDLLAPFVRELMSGALFEHMSATILRVIAAFCIAMTVGVCLGLVMGTYPEVDRWLDPWLVVFLNLPALVLIVLCYLWIGLTDIAAVAAVALNKIPGVAVVLREGARALDPDLRAMARVYRVKPTAFLRHFVLPQLAPYIAGAARSGLAVIWKVVLVVEFLGRSNGIGFQIHLYFQLFDVAMVLVYSLSFIIFMLAIEWVLLQPAESRARAWRQA
- a CDS encoding methanol/ethanol family PQQ-dependent dehydrogenase; its protein translation is MRHILISAAVLALGAGTANADANLQKMMDDPNQWVIQTGDYKNQRFSKLDQINKDNVKDLQVAWTFSTGVLRGHEGSPLVIDNVMYVHTPFPNTVYALDLNNDGKIIWKYEPKQNSDVIAVMCCDTVYRGVAYADGKIFLHQADTKLVALDSKTGEEVWSVVNGDPSVGETNTATVMPVKDKVLVGISGGEFGVRGSVTAYNIKDGSLAWRAYSMGPDSDILVDPEKTMHLGKPVGKDSGLNTWEGDQWKIGGGTTWGWYSYDADENLMYYGTGNPSTWNPAQRPGDNRWSMTIMARDVDTGVARWFYQMTPHDEWDYDGVNEMILTEQDFGGETRKLLTHFDRNGFGYTLDRVTGELLVAEKFDPKVNWATEVVMDPNSDQYGRPQVVAQYSTKQNGEDVNTTGVCPAALGSKDQQPASFSPETGLFYVPTNHVCMDYEPFRVSYTAGQPYVGATLSMYPAGDSHGGMGNFIAWDNEKGEIVWSIPEQFSVWSGALATSGDIVFYGTLEGYLKAVDATTGEELYKFKTPSGIIGNVMTYTHNGKQYVAVLSGIGGWAGIGLAAGLTNPNEGLGAVGGYAALSDYTALGGQLTVFALPN
- a CDS encoding DUF3280 domain-containing protein; this translates as MREIIAALTCIAMLSAASADGLRPDAKVAFLGLGFVDMSTEGAYNGVRADETERLSMVERLVEQRFLDEGLTLVDLAPIESKLANIANPGQCYGCDIRFGQALDADYAVAGSVHKISNLIVSMNLSVKDVRTGETLRAMAVDVRSNTDTSWRRGMTYILKNGVFRD
- a CDS encoding PQQ-dependent catabolism-associated CXXCW motif protein, which produces MGFAAASTRAGGIRGCLSILVLALLMTPLAAEDIAEPDGYRGKPYRAPVPNTLTGATVLSTNQAYRIWKSGKARFVDVLPRLPKPAKLPEGTVWRDKPRNSIPGSIWLPNVGYQTIPEIDAVYFRQGLETVTAGDKLKPVVIFCQADCWMSWNAAKRAVEYGYTDISWYPDGTDGWRAAGYRLERVEPVERPD
- the fghA gene encoding S-formylglutathione hydrolase, translating into METLAESKCFGGVQTVYKHQSAACCCQMTFAIFLPPQAAEGVVPCLWYLSGLTCTHENAMTKAGLQAHAAKHGVALIFPDTSPRGEDVADDEAYDLGQGAGFYVNATKSPWKTHFRMYDYIVKELRELVQISFPLSERHGITGHSMGGHGALTIALRNPGLYRSVSAFAPITNPTQSAWGRKQLTAYLGDDEAAWADYDATILLRERGWNGDILIDQGADDQFVNLLRPQAFAGVVTETCQPAVIRMQKRYDHSYFFVSTFGGDHIAWHAERLKSQSHQQDNGKGAA